From a single Micromonospora pallida genomic region:
- the arfB gene encoding alternative ribosome rescue aminoacyl-tRNA hydrolase ArfB, producing MDDGLRVSDRLVVPEAELRERFSRSSGPGGQGVNTTDSRVELSFDLAASPSLPPYLRERALQRLANRLVDGVLTVAASEHRAQLANREAARERMAALLREAVAPPPPPRRPTRPSRAAKQRRLDEKKRRSQVKRNRRADGD from the coding sequence ATGGACGACGGACTGCGGGTGAGCGACCGACTGGTGGTGCCCGAGGCGGAGTTGCGGGAACGGTTCTCCCGGTCGTCCGGGCCGGGCGGCCAGGGCGTCAACACCACCGACTCCCGGGTCGAGCTGAGCTTCGACCTCGCCGCCTCGCCGAGCCTCCCGCCGTACCTGCGCGAGCGGGCCCTCCAGCGGCTCGCCAACCGGTTGGTCGACGGGGTCCTCACCGTGGCTGCCAGCGAGCACCGGGCGCAGCTCGCCAACCGGGAGGCGGCCCGCGAACGGATGGCCGCGCTGCTGCGCGAGGCGGTCGCCCCACCGCCGCCACCGCGTCGGCCGACCCGACCGTCCCGGGCAGCGAAGCAACGCCGGTTGGACGAGAAGAAGCGTCGCTCGCAGGTCAAACGCAACCGTCGGGCGGACGGCGACTGA
- a CDS encoding S1C family serine protease, translating into MAVQTGLGEPRGPWFVSPELDPDGRPRGDVPVPGTDRSIPGGTGRLLVLAAAVVALSTASGAVAGGWVANLDEMTDPPAASAAPVPAELVAAAERTVPGVVSVLVGNGSGRGATGSGFAVDDQQHIITNDHILAQGGSGTVTVELPDGRRLPAQVVGREPRSDLAVLRVPSSAGLAPLPLAKAGTTRVGEPVLAVGSPLGLSGTVTAGIVSALDRQVRLGDNRHTAVQTDASINPGNSGGPLVNARGEVVGVNTAIATIDGNGSIGIGFAIPIDQVQHTADTIIGRGG; encoded by the coding sequence ATGGCGGTGCAGACCGGACTCGGCGAGCCGCGCGGACCCTGGTTCGTCTCACCCGAACTGGACCCGGACGGGCGTCCCCGCGGCGACGTACCCGTGCCCGGGACGGACCGGTCCATCCCGGGTGGCACCGGGCGGCTGCTCGTCCTCGCGGCGGCGGTGGTGGCCCTGTCCACCGCCTCCGGAGCGGTGGCCGGTGGCTGGGTGGCCAACCTGGACGAGATGACCGACCCGCCGGCGGCCTCGGCGGCGCCGGTTCCGGCGGAGTTGGTCGCCGCCGCCGAGCGGACCGTGCCCGGGGTGGTGTCGGTGCTGGTCGGCAACGGTTCGGGCCGGGGCGCGACCGGCTCCGGTTTCGCGGTCGACGACCAACAGCACATCATCACCAACGACCACATCCTGGCCCAGGGCGGCAGCGGGACGGTGACCGTGGAACTGCCCGACGGCCGCCGCCTTCCGGCCCAGGTGGTCGGTCGGGAGCCGCGCAGTGACCTGGCGGTGCTGCGGGTGCCGTCCTCGGCCGGGCTGGCCCCGCTGCCGCTGGCGAAAGCGGGCACCACCCGGGTCGGCGAGCCGGTGCTGGCCGTCGGCTCCCCGCTCGGCCTCTCCGGCACCGTGACCGCCGGCATCGTCAGCGCCCTGGACCGCCAGGTACGGCTCGGCGACAACCGGCACACGGCGGTGCAGACCGATGCCTCGATCAACCCCGGTAACTCGGGGGGCCCGCTGGTCAACGCCCGGGGCGAGGTGGTCGGGGTGAACACCGCGATCGCCACCATCGACGGCAACGGCTCGATCGGCATCGGCTTCGCCATCCCGATCGACCAGGTCCAGCACACCGCCGACACGATCATCGGCCGGGGCGGCTGA
- a CDS encoding VWA domain-containing protein: protein MIWQSPARLWLLLGVLALVVAYVLAQRRHSRYAVRFTNLRLLDRVAPQRPTWRRHLPAGLFLSMLALLVVGFARPTAEVRVPRERATVMVAVDVSTSMLATDVDPDRLTAAKQSARRFVDGLPDEFNVGLVAFAGSAAVLVPPGTDREALHEGIERLVEGATGVQGTAIGEAINTSLGAVRALDSQAAKDPPPARIILLSDGANTSGKDPIEAAGDAVSAKVPVHTISFGTPRGFVDRGGRPIQVPVDGQTLRAVAKETGGGFHEATTSDELRAVYEDIGTSVGYRTVRQDVSARFIGLGLMFALGAAAGSMRWFSRLP, encoded by the coding sequence GTGATCTGGCAGTCTCCGGCCCGGCTCTGGCTGCTGCTCGGTGTGCTCGCGCTGGTCGTGGCGTACGTGCTGGCGCAGCGTCGGCACAGCCGCTACGCCGTACGCTTCACCAACCTGCGGCTGCTCGACCGGGTCGCGCCGCAGCGACCGACCTGGCGGCGGCACCTGCCGGCCGGGCTCTTCCTGTCCATGCTGGCCCTGCTGGTGGTCGGGTTCGCCCGGCCGACCGCCGAGGTGCGGGTGCCCCGGGAACGGGCCACCGTGATGGTGGCGGTGGACGTGTCCACGTCGATGCTCGCCACCGACGTCGACCCGGACCGGTTGACCGCCGCCAAGCAGTCGGCCCGACGTTTCGTCGACGGCCTGCCCGATGAGTTCAACGTCGGACTGGTCGCCTTCGCCGGCAGCGCCGCCGTACTGGTGCCGCCGGGCACCGACCGGGAGGCCCTGCACGAGGGGATCGAACGGCTCGTCGAGGGCGCCACCGGGGTCCAGGGCACCGCGATCGGCGAGGCGATCAACACCTCCCTCGGCGCGGTCCGGGCGCTCGACAGCCAGGCGGCGAAGGATCCGCCTCCGGCCCGGATCATCCTGCTCTCGGACGGGGCGAACACCTCCGGCAAGGACCCGATCGAGGCGGCCGGGGACGCGGTGTCGGCCAAGGTGCCGGTGCACACGATCTCGTTCGGTACCCCGCGCGGGTTCGTGGACCGGGGCGGCCGGCCGATCCAGGTGCCGGTCGACGGGCAGACCCTGCGGGCGGTCGCGAAGGAGACCGGTGGTGGCTTCCACGAGGCGACCACGAGCGACGAACTACGTGCCGTCTACGAGGACATCGGCACCTCGGTCGGATACCGGACGGTGCGGCAGGACGTGTCGGCCCGGTTCATCGGGCTCGGCCTGATGTTCGCCCTGGGCGCGGCAGCAGGCTCGATGCGGTGGTTCTCCCGGCTTCCCTGA
- a CDS encoding DUF58 domain-containing protein has product MTSVRRPGVGAPARRDPGLAELTSDQRLRRLELTVTRRLDGLLHGQHRGLLPGPGSETAGSREYRPGEDEVRRMDWAVTARTAVPHVREVDADRELTTWLLVDASPSMDFGTADLDKRELAVAAVAAIGFLTAGAGNRLGAQVLTRDGVRRFPARSGRDHLLNLLRALLTAPGGDRAAGSTLDGRPAVTPVAVAAGPGVGLSLAGALATTHRLTPRRGLVVVVSDFLDALPDDPGAEAGWEPELRRLAVRHQVLAVEVTDPRELELPDVGLITLVDPETGRRREVWTGDPTLRERFAQAAAIQREQVRRALRRCGAAHLPLRTDRDWGADIVRHVHAQRRLALAPAGRGVRTGGGGA; this is encoded by the coding sequence ATGACCAGCGTCCGCCGGCCGGGCGTCGGGGCCCCTGCGCGGCGGGATCCGGGGCTGGCCGAGCTGACCTCGGACCAGCGACTACGCCGGCTGGAGCTGACCGTGACCCGTCGGCTGGACGGCCTGCTGCACGGCCAGCACCGGGGGCTGCTGCCCGGACCGGGCAGTGAGACCGCCGGCAGCCGGGAGTACCGGCCCGGCGAGGACGAGGTACGGCGGATGGACTGGGCGGTGACCGCCCGTACCGCCGTCCCGCACGTACGGGAGGTCGACGCGGACCGGGAACTCACCACCTGGCTGCTGGTGGACGCCAGCCCGAGCATGGACTTCGGTACCGCCGACCTGGACAAGCGGGAACTGGCGGTCGCGGCCGTCGCGGCGATCGGCTTCCTCACCGCCGGGGCCGGCAACCGGCTCGGCGCCCAGGTGCTCACCCGCGACGGGGTACGCCGGTTCCCGGCCCGGAGCGGACGCGACCACCTGCTGAACCTGCTCCGCGCCCTGCTCACCGCCCCCGGTGGCGACCGGGCTGCCGGGTCGACACTGGACGGCCGGCCCGCCGTGACCCCGGTCGCCGTTGCCGCCGGGCCCGGTGTCGGGCTGTCGCTGGCCGGGGCGCTGGCCACGACGCACCGGCTCACCCCGCGCCGGGGACTGGTCGTGGTGGTCTCCGACTTCCTCGACGCCCTTCCCGACGACCCCGGGGCCGAGGCCGGGTGGGAGCCGGAACTGCGCCGCCTCGCCGTCCGGCACCAGGTGCTCGCCGTGGAGGTGACCGATCCGCGCGAGCTGGAACTCCCGGACGTCGGGCTGATCACCCTGGTCGACCCGGAGACCGGCCGGCGCCGTGAGGTGTGGACCGGCGATCCGACGCTGCGGGAACGGTTCGCCCAGGCGGCGGCCATCCAGCGGGAGCAGGTACGCCGGGCGCTGCGCCGGTGCGGGGCGGCGCACCTGCCGTTGCGGACCGACCGGGACTGGGGCGCGGACATCGTCCGGCACGTGCACGCCCAGCGCCGGCTGGCCCTCGCCCCGGCCGGTCGAGGCGTCCGGACCGGGGGAGGTGGCGCGTGA
- a CDS encoding AAA family ATPase yields the protein MTDISDTLASVPTPDDPAAPGVELEQTIYEVRRVIVGQDRLVERLLTALVADGHCLLEGVPGVAKTLAAQTLATVVGGTFSRIQFTPDLVPSDIVGTRIYRASQETFDVELGPIMANLVLADEINRAPAKVQSALLEAMAERQVSIGGRSSPVPEPFLVLATQNPIESEGVYPLPEAQRDRFLMKVVVDYPSDADELAILYRMSTDRPRPRRVLDPLRLRALQARARDVFVHHALAEYVVRLILATRDPGRFGLPGLAPMLAYGASPRATLGLVAAARARALLCGREYVLPEDVHDLAVDVLAHRLVLSFDAVAEGVSAEALVRRLVEAVPAPRIAPGRQPVTPDLAAA from the coding sequence GTGACGGACATCTCGGACACCCTGGCCAGCGTGCCCACCCCGGACGATCCCGCCGCGCCCGGCGTCGAGTTGGAACAGACCATCTACGAGGTCAGACGTGTGATCGTCGGGCAGGACCGACTGGTCGAACGCCTGCTCACCGCCCTCGTCGCGGACGGACACTGCCTGCTCGAAGGCGTACCCGGGGTGGCCAAGACCCTGGCCGCGCAGACCCTCGCCACCGTGGTCGGCGGCACCTTCTCCCGGATCCAGTTCACACCCGACCTGGTTCCGTCGGACATCGTCGGCACCCGGATCTACCGGGCCTCGCAGGAGACCTTCGACGTCGAACTCGGCCCGATCATGGCCAACCTGGTTCTCGCCGACGAGATCAACCGCGCGCCGGCCAAGGTGCAGTCGGCGCTGCTGGAGGCGATGGCCGAACGGCAGGTCTCGATCGGCGGACGCAGCTCCCCCGTACCCGAACCGTTCCTGGTGCTCGCCACCCAGAACCCGATCGAGTCCGAGGGCGTCTACCCACTGCCCGAGGCGCAGCGGGACCGCTTCCTGATGAAGGTGGTCGTCGACTACCCCAGCGACGCCGACGAACTGGCCATCCTCTACCGGATGAGCACCGACCGGCCGCGCCCCCGCCGGGTGCTCGACCCGCTGCGGCTGCGCGCCCTCCAGGCCCGCGCCCGGGACGTCTTCGTGCACCACGCCCTCGCCGAGTACGTCGTACGGCTCATCCTCGCCACCCGCGACCCCGGGCGCTTCGGGCTGCCCGGACTCGCCCCCATGCTGGCCTACGGCGCGAGTCCCCGGGCCACCCTCGGCCTGGTCGCCGCCGCCCGCGCCCGGGCCCTGCTGTGCGGGCGCGAGTACGTCCTGCCGGAGGACGTCCACGACCTGGCGGTGGACGTGCTCGCCCACCGTCTGGTGCTCTCCTTCGACGCGGTCGCCGAGGGAGTCTCCGCCGAGGCGCTGGTGCGCCGGCTCGTCGAGGCCGTGCCCGCGCCCCGGATCGCCCCCGGCCGGCAACCGGTGACCCCTGACCTGGCGGCGGCATGA